A stretch of DNA from Agrobacterium cucumeris:
CAGCAGCAACGCGCCCGTCTCGCCTTCCGCCGATTCCTGTCGTGCGGGTGCTTCCTCTATGATCACATGGGCATTGCTGCCCCCCATGCCAAATGCACTGATGGCGGCGCGGCGTGGCCTGTCGGCATCGGCTTTCCAGTCGGATTTGCCTGCCGCCACCCGGAAGGGGCTGCTTTCAAAATCGCAGGCGCCGCTGGGCGTCGTGAAGTTGCCGCTTGCCGGCAGGCATTCATGCCTCAGGGCAAGGACAGTCTTGATGAGCCCGCCAATGCCGGCCGCGGCATCCATATGCCCGACATTTCCCTTGAGCGAACCGAGGAGGCAAGTCCGGCCTTCGGCGCGAAGCGACGGCCCATAGATACGGTTCAGCGCGGTCAGTTCGATCGGATCGCCGATCGCGGTCGCGGTCGCGTGGGCCTCCACATAATCCACTGCCGAGGGAGCTATGCCCGCATTGGCCAGCGCCTTCTTGAGAACAGACGCCTGACCTTTGACGCTCGGAGCCGTCAATCCGACCTTGGAGCTGCCGTCGTTACCGATCGCCGACCCGGCAATAACGGCATAAACCGTATCGCCGGCCGCCCTCGCATCGCCAAGGCGCTTCAGGATCACGGCGCCAACACCGTTGGTGAATATGGTGCCGCTGGCAGCCGCATCGAAAGGCCGGCATTGGCCATCGGGGGCACCGATGCCCCCTGCCTCATAGAGATAACCAGCAGGCTTTGGCTGGCCAACGGAGACAGCACCTGCCACCGCCATCTCGCATTCGCCCGAAAGCAATGCCTGAACGGCGAGATGCACCGACACCAGACCGGTGGCACAGGTTGCCTGAACGCCCACACTCGGCCCCTCAAGATCGAGGTGGTAAGCCACGCGCGATGCGATCATGCCGGAAACATTGCCGAGCCCCGCCTGCAGCGGTGCCACGCTGTCGCGCAGGGACGGGTCGGAATGAATATGGGTGAAGTGATAATTCAGCGAACCGCCGGCATAAACACCCGTGCGGCCCCGGCTTTTCCCGCTTCCATAACCGGCATGTTCCAGCGCGTTCCAGGCGCATTCCAGAAATACCCGTTGCTGCGGATCAAGCAGCTGGGCTTCCCTTGGCGCATAACCGAAAAACCCGGCATCGAAAGCGGTCGGATCGCTGAACCCACCCCAGACCCTGACATAGTCGGGCTGCCCCGACAATTGCGGGTCGATACCGGCGCTTTCGAGATCCGCATCCGTGACCGCCGTTAATCCTGAGCCGCCACCGGCAAGCAGCTGCCAGAAACCGTCAATATCATCGGCACCGGGAAAACGGCCTGCGAGGCCGATGATCGCGACGCGCTCATCATGGCGTTTCTGGAAAATCTCCAGACGCTCCCGCGCGTCGCGCAATATTCCGAGCAATGTCGCCTGATCGGGCTGACTGCCGGCCCCGGCCTGTTGTTTTACGTTCATCGGCGATGGCTCCGATCATCGATTGCATGAAAAGCGTGAGATTATTTTCGGCCTGTTCCAGCCTGCAGAAGTGATGACAGGGCAGCCAGCTCGGACGACAGGTCGCTTTCTTCCCCCGCTTCGTCCGACCGGGAATTCTGCGCCGACCTCTCCTGCACTTGCGTCGTTACCTCGGGGGCGAGGAGATCGCTGCACAGATGCTCCACCAGCGCATCGATCGTCGCATGCTCGAAAAACAGCGTCGGTTGCGTTCTGATACCCAATTCACGCTCCAGCGTTCCGGCAAGGCCGACAAGCGCCACGGAATCCAGTCCGAGATCAAAAAAACCGGCATTTGCAGCAGGCAGGGTTCCGGCAGGAAGACGGGAAAGCCATGAAACTTCCTCCCTGATCCACTGCCGAAGCAAAGCCGGATGCCGAGATCGGTCAACCCGAGACAATTGTTGCGCCCAGTCGACAACCGCACCCGGATCGGCAACCGGCGTGAAACTCGCCTGCGGGGCGGCCTCCCAACGCTCGACCACCTTGAGATTGCCGTTCAGCAGATCCTGGCGGCAGGCAAAACGCCGGACCTTACCGCTCGGCGTGCGCGGCAGGCTGCTGGGGCGGATGAGGACGATGGTGGCAAGCTTGAGCTTGTGAACACGGGAGATGGCCCCGCGAATGGCGTGCAGAACGGCTTCGGCATCCAGATTGCGCAGACCATCACGGGTAAGCTCGCAGACGAGACCGACCTGTTCCTCACCATCCACATCAAGCGCAAAAGCACCCGCCCGCCCCTGTGCGAGCGCGGCATGCGACGAGAAGGCGGTCTGCTCTATGTCCTCGGGGTGATGGTTCTGCCCCCTGATGATGATGAGATCCTTCAGGCGGCCGGTAATGAAATATTGCCCGTCATGGCGAAAGCCAAGATCGCCCGTGCGGCGCCAGCCACCCTCGCCGGCAATTTTCTGGTCAAAGCTTTCCGCGCTTGCTTTTGCCCTCGCCCAGTAACCGGGCGTGACATTCGGACCACGGATCCACAATTCGCCGACCTGCCCATCGTCGAGCAGCCGGTTTTCCTCGGGCTCCATGACAACGATCTCGATATCCGCTCCGGGACGGCCGCAGGCCGCAAGTTCGATTGCATCATGCTCATCTGCACCAGCAGGGAGCGGCAGCGCCGTTCCCTGCTTTGCCAGCGTTTCACGCTCGAAGCTCCGCAATTGCGGCGGATCAGACGGGGCATTTCCGGTCAGAAAAAGCGTGGCTTCGGCCTGGCCATAGCAGCAATAAAAGGCTTCGTGCCGAAAGCCATGGTCGGCAAACAGCGCGCTGAAGCGCCTCAGCGTATGCGGGCGCACCGGCTCCGCACCATTATAGGCGATCCGGACCGTGGAGAGATCAAGCTGCGCGGCCGCTTCTTCACTGTAGCGGTCGGCACAATGCTCATAAGCGAAATTCGGTCCGCCTATGATGGTCGCCCGGTTTTGCGTCGCCAGTTCAAGGAACCGCAGCGGCCGTCGCAGAAAGCTCGCAGGCGCCATGATCGACACCGGAAATCCGTTAAAGATGGGTGACAGGATGCCGTCGATCAGTCCCATATCGTGATAATGGGGCAACCATGTCGCGGACCGATCCTCCGGGCCATAATGAAACGCGAGGCTGATCTGCCGCAGATTGGCCATCAGATTGGCATGCGTGACCATGACGCCTTTCGGGTCACTGGTCGAACCGGATGTATATTGTAGAAATGCAATCCGGCTTCCGTCGAGGACCGCTGGAAGGCTCGAGGAAGGCGTAAGATCCTGCAGCGGAATATTGGGATCGGCGCCTGAAGGCGCAAGGCAAAATCCATGGCCGACGGCCCTTTGAAGCGGTTCCAGCAGCTCCTTCAATTCGGCGGCGCACACTATTCCCGAGATGCCGGCGTCTTTCGCAATATGCAACCAACGGTGTATTCCCTCATTCCGCCGCGGCGCCGGGACAGGCACCGGAACGGCACCGGCATGCAGACATCCGAGAAAGGCCGCGATGAAGGCGAGACCCGGCGAGTAAACGATGAGGACCCGGCCGCCCTGCCCGACAAGACCCGTTCTGGACACCTCGTCGGAAACAATTTTAACGCGAGCGTTCAATTCCCCCCATGTCCAGCCATCACTGCGACTTTCGTCGATCGCACCTGGATCGTCAGGATAAAAACGGAAGGCCTCATCTGCTGGACGGTCGGCAGCGATGTCCTCAAGCCTATGTATTATTGTTATAAAACCTCTTTCCCCAGATGGCTTTCGAGCGAACATCGGTATGATCTGCATCTGAAAAAGCTCCTGACGTCGGGACATCAATATTCGCGACGAGCAACCATAGGATGCTCACCGTTCCAATTGCCCATACTTATCCGCCAGCGGCAGTCGTCGCTGCTCGCCGCGTCTCGATGACAACAATTACCTCTTGCATATAATTCTTGAATCGCCTAGTCAAGAATAAGAAATTGAAATTGACGACCGGTTTCAGGCAGCTGAATATGCAATTAATAGTTGTTTTGCCGATGAGAACACTGCTGCTTGACGCCAGCCTGAAAGGGCTTGTCGCTGGTTCTCCGGATCGCGTGACGCCGATACAGCCAAGGGACGGCTTATGAATTACATCGAGCCAGTCGAAACCCTCATAACCCGGCTTCATCAAAACAATATCCGTGTCTGGATCGACGCCGGCAGCCTGAAATGCTCGGACCCTGACGGTCGCCTGAACGATGCCGTGATGAGCGAAATCCGGACCAGAAAAAACGACATTCTGGCATTCCTCAACATGGCGCACGCGGAGGCCGGTGCACCCGGCCAGAACAATATTCCTGCCCGCCACGAGACCCGCCCGCCGCTTTCATTCGCCCAGGAAAGACTGTGGCTGATCGACCAGATCTATCCGGGCTCTGCATTGCATCACATCTGCATTGCGCTCGACGTTCAAGGCACCCTCGACCTCGATGCGCTGAGGGCGGCGCTTGCCGCTGTCATGAACCGCCACGCGGTGCTTCGCGCCCGCATATACAGCGACAAGGGCGTGCCCGGACAAACCATATCCGCAGATTGTGACACGCCTTTTTCCGTCGTCAGTATTTCACCTGCCGATGCGGCAATCGAAGATGTCATTCATGCGGAAACGAGCAGACCCTTCGATCTTGCCGCCGAACCGCCCATCCGCCTGCTCGTCGTCAAGTGCGGCGATGGCCGCCATGTCCTCGTTTTTACGCTGCACCACATATGCGCCGACGGCTGGTCCACTGAAATCCTGCTGAGAGACCTCGGCGCGTTTTACAGCGCGCAGGTGTTTGGCAGCGCGACGCCGGAAGCTGCGTTGCCGATACAATATGGCGACTTCGCCGCATGGCAGCGCCAGCGTCTGGCGGCGGAAACGGCAGGAGCACTCGAGGAATTCTGGAAGCAGCACCTTTCGCAGCCTTTGCAGACAACGCAGCTGGTAACGGACATGGCGCGCACTGCAGGCCATGGCCATGCAGGTGAACTGCATGACTTCTCGATCGACAAAGCGACGGCCGATGCGCTGCGCAAGATTGCCGCAGCGCATGGCACGACGCTGTTCACGGCGCTTTTTACCGCCTTTAACCTGCTGATCCACCGCTATACCGGGCAGACCGATCTGGTGATCGGCACGCCCGTCGCCAGCCGCCCGCATGTGGAGACGGAAGATCTGGTCGGGCTGTTCGTCAATCCTCTCCCCGTCAGATCGCGTGTCGATCCCTACGGCAATTTTGAAAAGGCCCTGCGGCAAACACATGAGACCCTGCAGCAGGTCATCAGCCATCAGGACATGCCGTTCGAGCGCATCGTCGATATGGTCGGCGTGCAACGCGACCCCGACAGCCACCCGCTGTTTCAGATAAAATTTCAGCTCGACGCAGCACCACGCGAGCGCATCCGGCTTCCCGGGCTGGAAATGCGCCGGCTGGCGCGCCAGGACAAGGTTTCGAGGCTCGACCTGTGCCTTGATCTACGCGAGACGGAGGCCGGGCTTTCCGGCACGGTCGAATACAAGACCGCACTGTTCTACGCCGAGACGATCGGCCGGTTCGCCAGCCATTTCCAGCAACTGCTGAAATCCATCATCGCCAACCCCTCCCTGCCGATCGCAACCCTTGCGCTTTTGACACGGGAAGAACAACAGCAGCGGGTTTGCGACTTCAACAGCACGGCGCAGGAAAACGCTGGCCCGCACTACTTTCATGAGCTGTTCGAAGCGCATGTGGCGCGCGCGCCGGACGCCGTGGCACTCATCATGCCGTGCGCGGAAACTGATGGCATCCTGACATATGGCGAACTCAACGCGCGCGCAAACAGGCTGGCGCGGCTGTTGCAGCGTAAAGGCGTTACGCCGGAAACCGTCGTCGCAATCTCGTTGCCGCGCGGTTTCGACATGATCGTCGCCTGGCTTGCGGTCTGGAAAGCAGGCGGTGCCTATCTGCCTCTCGATCCGGATTATCCCGCGGAGCGGATTGGCGCGATGCTGTCGGATGCACGCGCCCGGCTTGTCGTCAGCCACAGCTCGATCGATCTCCCAGCGACAGCCGACCGGCTCAATCTGGATGAGGATTTCCCCCACGACGAACGCGCCGACAATCTTGAAACGGTGACGCATCCGTCACAGCTGGCTTATGTGATCTACACGTCGGGATCGACAGGCAAGGCAAAGGGCGTCCTTGTCGATCATAGCGGGTTGATCAATCTGACGAGGGACAAGATCCGCGCCTGCGACATCAGGCCCGGCGATTGTGTGCTGCAATTCTTCAGCTTCAGTTTTGATGCCTCCATTCCCGAACTCGTCATGAGTCTCGGCGCCGGCGCCAGACTTCTCCTTCTGCCCGGATATGCGACGCTTCCCGGCGCCGAACTGGCCGATATCCTGCACACGCGACAGGTAACGCACCTGACGATGACGCCATCCGCCCTGCTTTCCCTGCCGGTCGACGATCTGCCATCGCTGCGCACCGTTCTGGTCGGGGGAGAGGTTCCGATGCCGGAACTCATCGAAAGATGGGGAAAGAACCGTCGTTTCATCAATGCCTATGGCCCCACCGAAACCACCGTCAATGCCAGCATGGTCGACATGGGAGGCGGGCGTGCCGGCCTGCCGGTGCTGAGGCCTGCGGCAAACAAGCAGCTCTATGTGCTGGATGATAATCTCGAGCTGTTGCCCTTCGGCGTGCCGGGAGAACTTCATATCGGCGGTTGCGGCATTGCCCGCGGTTATCACGACCGGGCGGCGCTGACGGCCGAACGTTTCGTTCCCGATCCATTTGCCACAAACGGGAGAGCGGGCGTGCTCTACCGCACCGGCGATCGCGCCATGCTGCTTGCCGATGGCCGGATACACGTGTCAGGGCGGCTGGACAGCCAGGTCAAGATCCGTGGATACCGCATTGAGCCCGGGGAAATAGAGGCCGGCCTGCTTGCCCACCCGTTCATCGTTTCGGCGACTGTGGCGGTACGTGACGACGGACGCGGCGGCAAAAGGCTCGCCGCCTATGCGGTTCCCCAAACCGATCAAGACGTGGCAGTCAGACCCACGCCGTCGGAGATCCGCGCATGGCTGGCACACCGCCTGCCGAAATTCCTTGTGCCCGACACGTTCGACTGGCTTGACGCGTTGCCGCTCACCGTGAACGGCAAGATCGATCCCTCAAGGCTTCCCGCGCCGCGCGCCGAAACAAACCCCGATGGCCGGGCGCCGGAAGGCGAAATGGAAACCCGGATAGCCAGCGCATTCGGGCATGTTCTGAATATTGATCAGGTTGCCGCAACCGATGACTTCTTCGCGCTTGGCGGCCACTCGCTGCTGGCCACGCGTTTCTGCGCCGTCGCGAAAGAAAAATTCGGACTCGATATCGGCGTTCTCGATCTTTTCAATGCCTCCACAGTGGAAGCGTTGGCGAACCGCCTGCGGACCAGAGACGCCGGCGATAGCGGCAGCGACGAAGAAACCCTGCTGCTGAAGCGCGACATAAAGCTGGATGACGCAATCCGCCCGAGTGCGACGGCAAGAGCGGAAAGCGGTACCGCCCACGTCTTCCTGACGGGCGCGACCGGCTTTCTCGGCACCTATCTGCTCCACGAGCTGCTTCGCGCCCCTGCGAGAAAAGTCACCTGCCTGGTGCGTGGCGATGACGGAATGAACCGCCTGCGGCAGGCCTTCCGGCAATATGACCTGCCCCAATCCGTGCTGACGGAACGTGTGACGACTTTGACGGGCGAGCTTTCCAAACCAAATCTCGGGCTAGCCGCGGCAGACTACGACCATATTGTCCGGAATGCCGACTGCATTTTCCACAATGGCGCGGAAGTGCACCATCTGCATCGGTATGAGCGGTTGCGCGAGACCAATGTGCTTGGAACCCGCGAAGTTCTCAAACTGGCCTGCGCCGGGGCGGGGCGGCATGTTCATTACATCTCGACACTCAGTGCGCTGACGCCGCGCCGCGGTTCCGGCAGCGATGCCAGACCTGTCTGCGAACTGGAGAGCGTGGAAGGGTTTGCCCCACCCGCCGGCGGTTACAACCGGAGCAAATGGGTGGCGGAGCATCTCGTCAACGAAGCCGGAAAGCGGGGATTGCCGGTAACGATCTACCGGCCGGGAGCGATATCCGGCGACAGCGTTACCGGCGCCTTCAACGGCTCGGACATATTGTGCCGTCTGGTTCAGGCCTATCTTTACACCGGCACAGCGCCAGAAGGCGAAAGACTGCTCGATATGCTGCCGGTCGACCATGTGGCCCGGGCGATTGTCCATCTTTCCGGCAAGCCGGCTTCGGCGGGACAAGTTTTCCATCTCATTCATTCCTCCCCCGTTTCAAGCGCCCGGCTCTTCGAGGCCTGCGAAATGGAGGGGATCGAGCTTGAGCGGGTTTCGCAGCGGGAATGGCAGGACATGCTGGGCGATGTGGCGCGTGGAACGCCAGACCACCCGCTTTATCCATTGCTGGGACTGCTGCGCTCGCCTTCCGCCGCCGGCAAGAGCGATGAAAAACAGACGCGCAACTTCGATTGCCACCTCACGCAGGCGGCAATGTCCGACGCACCATTCCGCGAACCGGCCCTGACATTCGAGCTTTTGCGAACATATCTGCGCGCATTTGCCAAGGCCAACTTTCTGAACGCGACGTCCGATGACGCGCGAAAGCAGGGTGAACGATGAGCACAGTCATATCAAGCGAAGCCGGCAATTACGACCATTGGGCCTGGCTCTACAACCACACGCTTGGCCCGCGCTATAGCGAGCAGAAGATCGAGCCCCTGGCACGCGCGGTTCTTTCGCAACTGCCCGACGGCGCTTCGGTTCTCGATCTCTGCTGCGGAACGGGACATCTTGCAAAGCTGATGGCTGCGCGCGGATATGCCGTGACCGGGCTGGATGGTTCGCAGGACATGATAAACCATGCCCGCGGCAATGCGCCCGATCTTGAATTCGTTCTGGGGGACGCAAGGGATTTCACCTTTGAACACCCCTTTGACGGCGTGGTGTGCACCAGCGCATCGTTGAACCACATCCAGAATCCCGAAGACCTGCGGAAGGTTTTTTCAAGCGTTCGCCGTTGCCTGAAGGATGACGGAATTTTTGCTTTCGACATAAACCATCCCGGCCAGATGGTGCGCTACTGGCGCGATGTGCCGGCTGAGGGTGAACTCACCGACGATTATGCCTGGCTGATCACGCCTCGTTATAATTCACGGTCGAACGAGGGGTCCTTCACGGTTGAAATCCATACGAGGTCAAAAGAGGCGGGCTTCTCCCCGGTGGAGGCGGCATACAGGCTGGCGGCCCGGCTGCTTTCCAATCGCCGGCGGCTCGCTCTCATCGCCCGCTTCGGCATTCCCGGAAAGAACTGGCAGCGTCACTCCGTGACCAACCCTGTCTGGGGGCACAATCTGGAAACCGTGACCGAACTTCTCCGGGCATCGGGCTTTTCGGTGAAAATGCGAAGCACCGATGGCGGTCCGGTGACCGACGAGAGGGCGGTCTACTTCCTCTGCACGAAGATTGCCGGCGACGGCGCGGGGCAGGAAGTCACACAGGAGGCCGTCGAATGAATATTCACAACAATCCCGGCCCAGCGACTGCCCCCGCGACCGACCCTGTCACCACAATCGTTGCCAGCTTCAATCTCAAGACACCGGGTTCGAAGCGCGCCGCCGCCTATAACCGGGATTTCCTTTCGGACAAGAGCTCGATCGGCCTTCCCTTCACGATGCAAACCAAAGAGGCCCTGTATCCCATCGTCGCCACCCACGCGGAAGGCGCCTATTTGCAGGACATCGACAACAACAGATATGTCGATATTCTCATGGGCCTCGGGACCAATCTCTTCGGCCATAATCCGTCCTTTATCCGCACGGCAATCGAAGCGCAGCTGGCCAAGGGCTTTGCACTTGGGCCGCAATCGGATCTGGCCGGCGAGACCGCGGAACTGTTTTGCCGCATCACCGGAAAAGACCGCGTCACATTCAGCAATACCGGCACCGAAGCCGTGCAGACGGCCATGCGCATCGCCCGTGCAGCAACGGGGCGCGACAAGATCGTGCTGTTTACAGGTTCGTATCACGGCCATTCCGACCCTGCCCTACATAAGGCGACCAAACTGGAATATATCCGCAGGGGCGCGTTGCTGCGGTCTCATCCGGCATGGCTGGTGGCGCTGAAGCCGCTCCTGAAACGCATGGTGCTGACGAAAGCAGTTCCCGGCTTTTCGGGCGTCGCCCCTTCCTCCGCTCGCGATATCGTGCTGCTGGAATACGGCAATCCCCGCTCCATCGATTATATCAGGCGTCACGGCGAAAGCCTTGCCGGTGTGCTCGTCGAGCCCGTTCAGAGCCGGAACCCGGAACTGCAGCCGCGCGAG
This window harbors:
- a CDS encoding AMP-binding protein → MSRRQELFQMQIIPMFARKPSGERGFITIIHRLEDIAADRPADEAFRFYPDDPGAIDESRSDGWTWGELNARVKIVSDEVSRTGLVGQGGRVLIVYSPGLAFIAAFLGCLHAGAVPVPVPAPRRNEGIHRWLHIAKDAGISGIVCAAELKELLEPLQRAVGHGFCLAPSGADPNIPLQDLTPSSSLPAVLDGSRIAFLQYTSGSTSDPKGVMVTHANLMANLRQISLAFHYGPEDRSATWLPHYHDMGLIDGILSPIFNGFPVSIMAPASFLRRPLRFLELATQNRATIIGGPNFAYEHCADRYSEEAAAQLDLSTVRIAYNGAEPVRPHTLRRFSALFADHGFRHEAFYCCYGQAEATLFLTGNAPSDPPQLRSFERETLAKQGTALPLPAGADEHDAIELAACGRPGADIEIVVMEPEENRLLDDGQVGELWIRGPNVTPGYWARAKASAESFDQKIAGEGGWRRTGDLGFRHDGQYFITGRLKDLIIIRGQNHHPEDIEQTAFSSHAALAQGRAGAFALDVDGEEQVGLVCELTRDGLRNLDAEAVLHAIRGAISRVHKLKLATIVLIRPSSLPRTPSGKVRRFACRQDLLNGNLKVVERWEAAPQASFTPVADPGAVVDWAQQLSRVDRSRHPALLRQWIREEVSWLSRLPAGTLPAANAGFFDLGLDSVALVGLAGTLERELGIRTQPTLFFEHATIDALVEHLCSDLLAPEVTTQVQERSAQNSRSDEAGEESDLSSELAALSSLLQAGTGRK
- a CDS encoding non-ribosomal peptide synthetase gives rise to the protein MNYIEPVETLITRLHQNNIRVWIDAGSLKCSDPDGRLNDAVMSEIRTRKNDILAFLNMAHAEAGAPGQNNIPARHETRPPLSFAQERLWLIDQIYPGSALHHICIALDVQGTLDLDALRAALAAVMNRHAVLRARIYSDKGVPGQTISADCDTPFSVVSISPADAAIEDVIHAETSRPFDLAAEPPIRLLVVKCGDGRHVLVFTLHHICADGWSTEILLRDLGAFYSAQVFGSATPEAALPIQYGDFAAWQRQRLAAETAGALEEFWKQHLSQPLQTTQLVTDMARTAGHGHAGELHDFSIDKATADALRKIAAAHGTTLFTALFTAFNLLIHRYTGQTDLVIGTPVASRPHVETEDLVGLFVNPLPVRSRVDPYGNFEKALRQTHETLQQVISHQDMPFERIVDMVGVQRDPDSHPLFQIKFQLDAAPRERIRLPGLEMRRLARQDKVSRLDLCLDLRETEAGLSGTVEYKTALFYAETIGRFASHFQQLLKSIIANPSLPIATLALLTREEQQQRVCDFNSTAQENAGPHYFHELFEAHVARAPDAVALIMPCAETDGILTYGELNARANRLARLLQRKGVTPETVVAISLPRGFDMIVAWLAVWKAGGAYLPLDPDYPAERIGAMLSDARARLVVSHSSIDLPATADRLNLDEDFPHDERADNLETVTHPSQLAYVIYTSGSTGKAKGVLVDHSGLINLTRDKIRACDIRPGDCVLQFFSFSFDASIPELVMSLGAGARLLLLPGYATLPGAELADILHTRQVTHLTMTPSALLSLPVDDLPSLRTVLVGGEVPMPELIERWGKNRRFINAYGPTETTVNASMVDMGGGRAGLPVLRPAANKQLYVLDDNLELLPFGVPGELHIGGCGIARGYHDRAALTAERFVPDPFATNGRAGVLYRTGDRAMLLADGRIHVSGRLDSQVKIRGYRIEPGEIEAGLLAHPFIVSATVAVRDDGRGGKRLAAYAVPQTDQDVAVRPTPSEIRAWLAHRLPKFLVPDTFDWLDALPLTVNGKIDPSRLPAPRAETNPDGRAPEGEMETRIASAFGHVLNIDQVAATDDFFALGGHSLLATRFCAVAKEKFGLDIGVLDLFNASTVEALANRLRTRDAGDSGSDEETLLLKRDIKLDDAIRPSATARAESGTAHVFLTGATGFLGTYLLHELLRAPARKVTCLVRGDDGMNRLRQAFRQYDLPQSVLTERVTTLTGELSKPNLGLAAADYDHIVRNADCIFHNGAEVHHLHRYERLRETNVLGTREVLKLACAGAGRHVHYISTLSALTPRRGSGSDARPVCELESVEGFAPPAGGYNRSKWVAEHLVNEAGKRGLPVTIYRPGAISGDSVTGAFNGSDILCRLVQAYLYTGTAPEGERLLDMLPVDHVARAIVHLSGKPASAGQVFHLIHSSPVSSARLFEACEMEGIELERVSQREWQDMLGDVARGTPDHPLYPLLGLLRSPSAAGKSDEKQTRNFDCHLTQAAMSDAPFREPALTFELLRTYLRAFAKANFLNATSDDARKQGER
- a CDS encoding class I SAM-dependent DNA methyltransferase; the protein is MSTVISSEAGNYDHWAWLYNHTLGPRYSEQKIEPLARAVLSQLPDGASVLDLCCGTGHLAKLMAARGYAVTGLDGSQDMINHARGNAPDLEFVLGDARDFTFEHPFDGVVCTSASLNHIQNPEDLRKVFSSVRRCLKDDGIFAFDINHPGQMVRYWRDVPAEGELTDDYAWLITPRYNSRSNEGSFTVEIHTRSKEAGFSPVEAAYRLAARLLSNRRRLALIARFGIPGKNWQRHSVTNPVWGHNLETVTELLRASGFSVKMRSTDGGPVTDERAVYFLCTKIAGDGAGQEVTQEAVE
- a CDS encoding aspartate aminotransferase family protein gives rise to the protein MNIHNNPGPATAPATDPVTTIVASFNLKTPGSKRAAAYNRDFLSDKSSIGLPFTMQTKEALYPIVATHAEGAYLQDIDNNRYVDILMGLGTNLFGHNPSFIRTAIEAQLAKGFALGPQSDLAGETAELFCRITGKDRVTFSNTGTEAVQTAMRIARAATGRDKIVLFTGSYHGHSDPALHKATKLEYIRRGALLRSHPAWLVALKPLLKRMVLTKAVPGFSGVAPSSARDIVLLEYGNPRSIDYIRRHGESLAGVLVEPVQSRNPELQPREFLHELRSVTQKTGSALIFDEMITGFRVAPGGAQSHFGIDADIATYGKIAGGGLPLSLIAGKGRFMDFVDGGAWAYGDSSFPKVAPTFFAGTYCRHPLALAAAKAVATRLLENGPALQESLNARTQAFVERLNGTLRDAGLPVAFMSFGSFFAISAARSRISPQAVTMLSFLLLTSGVHLRAGDRGGFLSTAHSDDDITFVHDAVLQGLTALADHRLIDRH